The stretch of DNA ACCTACGACATGGAATGCCTTGCCAACGGCCTGCGCGAGCTGTTCGGCAAGTTCATCCGCGAGCCGCTGAAGATGATCGCCTGCCTGGCCGGCGCGGCCTGGATCAGCTGGCAATTGCTGGTGTTGTCGTTGTTGGTCGCCCCGCTGGCCGCGGTCTCCATCGGCGCGCTGTCGAAGGCGCTCAAACGGGCCAACCGCCGCGCGATGGAAGAGATGTCGCAAATTTACAGCACGCTCGACGAAACGCTGCAAGGAATCAAAGTCGTCAAGGCGTTCACCATGGAACGCTACGAACGGCGGCGCTTTCACATCAACAGCAAGCAATATTTCCGCAAGTCGATGAAAATCGCGCGGTATGACTCGCTCACCCGACCGCTGGTGGAAATGCTGGGCATCTCGACGATCCTGGTGGCGCTGTTGGCCGGAGCGTATCTCGGCATCAATCAAGAAACGCACCTGTTTGGCGTCCGCATGAGTGAGCGACCGCTGGGGATCGAGGGACTGATGGCGTTTTTCGGCCTGTTGGCCGGGGCCAGCGACCCGGCCCGCAAGCTCTCCGAGGTCTTCAGCCGAATTCAACGGGCGAGCGCCGCCGCGGACCGTATTTATCAGCTCATCGATCGGCAACCAAAGGTCATCGATCCTGTCCGCCCGGTGCCGCTCGGACGGCATCGCAAGGAACTGGTCTTCGATCGCGTGCAGTTTCACTATCATCCCAGCCAGCCCGTGCTGCAGGATATCGACTTGCGGATCGCCTTTGGTGAGACAATTGCCATTGTCGGACCCAATGGCTGCGGCAAGACGACGCTGGCGAACCTGATTCCCAGGTTTTACGATCCCGTCGGCGGCAACGTGCGGATCGATGGGATCGATCTGAGGGACGTCCGCCTGGGAGATATCCGTTCGCAAATTGGTCTGGTGACGCAGGAAACGCTGCTGTTCGACGACACGGTCTCGAACAATATTCGTTACGGCTCCCCCCATGCGACGCAACAAGACGTCATCGAGGTGGCGAAGCAGGCGCACGCCCACCGGTTTATAGAGACCAAGCTCGAACGAGGGTATGAAACGATTGTCGGTCCCCGCGGCAGTTTGCTGTCGGGGGGACAGCGACAGCGGATCGCCCTGGCGCGGGCCATCCTGCGCGACCCTAGCCTGCTGATTCTGGACGAGGCCACGAGCCAGATCGACCTGGAAAGCGAACAGCTTATCCACAAGGTGCTCGAACAGTTCATCCGCAACCGAACCACCGTCATCGTGACGCACCGCATGGCCACACTTGCCTTGGCCGATCGGATCGTAGTGATGCAGGGGGGGCGGATTCTCGACGTCGGCACACACGAAGAATTGTTGCAGCGGTCCGAGCTGTACAGCCGTCTGTACAGCATTCAGTTCAAAGAGACCGCCTGACGTTGCTCGCTGGCGTTCTTGGCATCGCGTCTAAATCCCCTTCGCAGTTCATGTGCGAGGCGTGCTGCGCGCTTCGGCACGCAGTTTGCTTAGATAGGGAATCGCTAGTCTGACGTGACAAAGCTAATTTCCAAGCTTGCGAAGAGGCTCGGAGCAGGGGAATAGCAGTCCGGGGCCGGTTGAGAAGAGAGGCGAACAGTGCAACGGTAAGGTGGGCGAAAAGTTGGCCAATAAGCCTGAAAAGGCGGGGTCGCGCAAGCCCTGATGACCAACAGTTCGATCGGTTAGCGAGGAGCCGATAGTAACCCACTGAAAAACGAGTCGAGAACCTAAGCAGGGCAGACGGTTCTCGACTCGTCCCGTTGCCGATAAGGTGTATCGGTTTTGAACAAGTGTTGCAAAATCATACACTTTCGACTGTTCCGAAATGGGAACGACAAGTCGACGAAATAGCAAATCTGAAAAAGAATTTGCCAAATCGCCCTCTTCCACACGCTCGTCGAGGCCAGTCGCAACATGACGAGGCCCAACATCGGGTTTAGAATCAAGCACGTACGACGTGCCGATTCCCGTTGGTCTCGAAGTCCTCTTCTCGTTCCCTTCAGCATGGGATCTGCCTTGACCATTCTCCGAGTTGTACGTGGACGCGCGCCGTTGGCGCTAGTCGTCTTTGCCCTGGCGACCGCGCAGGCATTCGCTGTCGAGAAGGCCCCCAATCGCGGCCTGCCGGCAGCCGCGCCCACGACCGACAAGAACGCGCGCAAAGGGGATACGACTGAGGGGACCACGACCAAAAGCGCGACCACCGATGCGGAAATCATTGCGCTGATAAACACCTCAATAAAGCAAGGGTGGAAAGACGCTGGCGTCACGGCATCGCCGGCCGCATCGGATGGCGAATGGTGCCGGCGCCTGTACCTCGACGTGCTCGGACGCATTCCGACGGTCGACGAACTGACGGCATTCACATCGGAGAAGTCGCCCAACAAGCGTCGTGCCTTGGTCGATCGATTGCTCGAATCGGACAAGTATGTCGAAGAGTACGCGCGCAACTGGACGGCGCTGTGGACGAATCTGCTGATTGGCCGTCCGCCGCAGCAACGCGATCGCCGCAGCATGGTCAATCGCGAAGGCATGCAGCAATGGCTGCGTCGTTCGTTCTTGAAGAACAAAAGCTACGACACCATGGTGTACGAACTGGTCAGCGCCACCGGCTGCAGCAAGCCGGGTGAGGAGGGTTACAACGGCGCGGTGAATTTCTTGCTCGACAATTTGCAGGAGAACGCGGCCACGGCCACCGCCAAGACGGCCCGCTATTTCCTCGGTCTGCAAGTGCAGTGTACGCAGTGCCACAACCACC from Pirellulales bacterium encodes:
- a CDS encoding ABC transporter ATP-binding protein, which encodes MNNFSRALRLTLRHRWTFAASIVCALGVAVLWGGSISAIYPFVAVALEGKSLQEWADKSIDQSRATVEKLTSEQDAINREVKDVTELSPKSRNRLDKIERQLTAEQGWLAGFQWLRDKVILPYLPHDAFKTVVMIAMVLLVSTFVKCVFLIINAILVSRIVQLAIFDLTKTFYRHTLRMDLAHFSAEGASDLMSRFTYDMECLANGLRELFGKFIREPLKMIACLAGAAWISWQLLVLSLLVAPLAAVSIGALSKALKRANRRAMEEMSQIYSTLDETLQGIKVVKAFTMERYERRRFHINSKQYFRKSMKIARYDSLTRPLVEMLGISTILVALLAGAYLGINQETHLFGVRMSERPLGIEGLMAFFGLLAGASDPARKLSEVFSRIQRASAAADRIYQLIDRQPKVIDPVRPVPLGRHRKELVFDRVQFHYHPSQPVLQDIDLRIAFGETIAIVGPNGCGKTTLANLIPRFYDPVGGNVRIDGIDLRDVRLGDIRSQIGLVTQETLLFDDTVSNNIRYGSPHATQQDVIEVAKQAHAHRFIETKLERGYETIVGPRGSLLSGGQRQRIALARAILRDPSLLILDEATSQIDLESEQLIHKVLEQFIRNRTTVIVTHRMATLALADRIVVMQGGRILDVGTHEELLQRSELYSRLYSIQFKETA